The Microbacterium oleivorans genome contains the following window.
CCTCCGTCGGTCCGTCGCGCTCGTCGAGGAAGCGACCGGCACGGCGACGCTCCTCAACGAGCGGGGGAGCGCGTGGAGTCGAACGGAGATCGCCTCCCTTGTACAGGCCACGATCGCTCGCCTCTCCGACGCGCGTGTTCTCGTCGTGTCCGGAAGCCTCCCGCCTGGCACGCCCGACGGCTTCGTCGGCAGCCTTGTCCGCAAGGCGCGCCGACAGGGTGTCGCAGTTATCGCCGATGTCGCGGGTCCCGCACTGCGCGAGGCCGCGCACGCGGGCGCCGACCTCGTCAAACCGAATGCGGTCGAGCTCGTCGAGGCGACGGGCGCGGCCGATCCGGCCGACGGCATCCGCCGCCTCCTCGACGACGGTGCGCGGATGGTCGCGGCATCGTTCGGCGCCGACGGCCTGTGCATCGCGCGCTCCGAAGGCTCGGGATTCGAGGCGGTGAGCGCCCGCATGCCGCAGCCGCTGCGCGGCAATGCGACGGGCGCGGGCGATGCCGCCGTCGCCTCGCTCGCGCGGGACCTCGTCGACGGCGTCGGCGACCTCGCGACGCTCGCCCGTCGGGCGGCGGGCCTCTCAGCCGCGGCCGTGCTCGCCTCCTATGCAGGCGAGGTCTCGTCCACATACCCGGCCCTCATCTCCGAGGCCATCGTCGCCCCGGGAATCCCACGTTCCCGCGAAAGGACCCCCGCATGACGCTCGTCCCGACCCGCGCCATCCTCGACCGCACGACACGTGGTCGCGCCGCCTTCAACGTCGTGCACATCGAGACCGCCGAGGCGCTCGCCGGCGCCGCCGACGACACGGGGCTGCCGCTCATCCTGCAGATCTCGGAGAACTGCGTCGACTATCACGGAGCGCTCGCCCCCGTCGCCGCGGCTGTGTCGGCGATCGCGCGGGACGCCGACGTCCCGATCGCGGTGCACCTCGACCACGCCGTTTCGGAGGCGCTCGCACTCGAAGCGATCGACTTCGGCTTCGGGTCTGTCATGTTCGACGGTGCGACCCTGCCGTTCGCTGAGAACGTTGCGGCGACGCGAAGGATTGTGCGGGTCGCGCATGCGGCAGGCGTTCTCGTCGAGGCCGAGCTGGGCGAGATCGGCGGCAAGGACGGTGCGCACGCGCCCGGTGTGCGCACAGACCCCGTCGAGGCCGTGCAGTTCGCCACCGCGACGGGCGTGGACGCCCTCGCCGTCGCGGTGGGATCGTCGCACGCCATGACCGACCGCACGGCCGTACTCGACCTGGATCTCATCGCGCGCCTCCGCGAAGCGGTTGACATCCCGCTCGTGCTGCACGGGTCCAGCGGCGTCGGGGACGGACACCTGCGCGCCGCAGTCGCCGCCGGCATCGCGAAAGTCAACATCGCCACGCAGCTCACCAAGCAGTACACGCAGGCCGTGCGCCGCGCCCTCGCCGACCGCCCGGCCCTCGTCGACTCGCGCACCTACACGCGCGCCGGCCGCGACGCCGTGCGCGCCGAGGCCGCGCGCCTGCTGACGCTGCTCGACGCAGCAGCGCCTGTCGTGTCATCGTGACGGCCGAGCGCCGCACGGTCGTCCACTCCGCGTACGTCATCTCCGACGGAGCGTCGGCCGACGACGCGTGGATCATGCTCGACGACGGGCTCGTCGCCGCGCGAGGGTATGGCGGCGGATGGCGCTCTGGGGCCGAAGGCGCGCATGTCGTTGACGCCGGAGGCCGCACGGCTGTGCCCGGCTTCATCGACCTGCACTGCCACGGCGGCGGTGGCGCGAGCGCCGAGGACGTCGCCGCGGACCCCGCGGACCTCGCGCGCATCGTCGACCTGCACCGACGCCACGGCACAACGCGATCGCTGCTATCGCTCGTGTCGGACGACCTCTCTGTGCTCTCCGCTAGGTCAGCCGCACTCGCGCCCCTCGTGGAAGCCGACCCGCTTCTCCTCGGCGTACACCTGGAGGGGCCGTTCCTGGCGGGCTCGCACCGTGGCGCCCATCGCGAAGCCGCGCTCCGCACTCCCACGCCCGATGCCCTCGCCCTGTTGCAGGACGGGGGACCCGTCACCATGATCACGATCGCACCAGAGCTACCCGGCGCGATCGACGCGATCGACGCGCTGGTAGCAGCCGGCGTCATCGTCGCAATCGGCCATACTGCCGCAGACCATGCGACAGCACGAGACGCCTTTGCACGCGGCGCACGCGTCCTGACCCACGCCTTCAACGGCATGCCGGGCATCCACCACCGCGCACCCGGACCCGTCGTCGCCGCGCTCGAGACGGCAGAAGTCGTGATCGAACTCATCGTCGA
Protein-coding sequences here:
- a CDS encoding 1-phosphofructokinase family hexose kinase is translated as MIVVVTPNPALDLTWSLPALERGESHRVAAGHTRAGGKGINVARVLHALGQPVLAVAPCAVAGDGALFSDDLRTAGIPVELVPVHGALRRSVALVEEATGTATLLNERGSAWSRTEIASLVQATIARLSDARVLVVSGSLPPGTPDGFVGSLVRKARRQGVAVIADVAGPALREAAHAGADLVKPNAVELVEATGAADPADGIRRLLDDGARMVAASFGADGLCIARSEGSGFEAVSARMPQPLRGNATGAGDAAVASLARDLVDGVGDLATLARRAAGLSAAAVLASYAGEVSSTYPALISEAIVAPGIPRSRERTPA
- a CDS encoding class II fructose-bisphosphate aldolase, coding for MTLVPTRAILDRTTRGRAAFNVVHIETAEALAGAADDTGLPLILQISENCVDYHGALAPVAAAVSAIARDADVPIAVHLDHAVSEALALEAIDFGFGSVMFDGATLPFAENVAATRRIVRVAHAAGVLVEAELGEIGGKDGAHAPGVRTDPVEAVQFATATGVDALAVAVGSSHAMTDRTAVLDLDLIARLREAVDIPLVLHGSSGVGDGHLRAAVAAGIAKVNIATQLTKQYTQAVRRALADRPALVDSRTYTRAGRDAVRAEAARLLTLLDAAAPVVSS
- the nagA gene encoding N-acetylglucosamine-6-phosphate deacetylase; translation: MTAERRTVVHSAYVISDGASADDAWIMLDDGLVAARGYGGGWRSGAEGAHVVDAGGRTAVPGFIDLHCHGGGGASAEDVAADPADLARIVDLHRRHGTTRSLLSLVSDDLSVLSARSAALAPLVEADPLLLGVHLEGPFLAGSHRGAHREAALRTPTPDALALLQDGGPVTMITIAPELPGAIDAIDALVAAGVIVAIGHTAADHATARDAFARGARVLTHAFNGMPGIHHRAPGPVVAALETAEVVIELIVDGVHVHPSVIACAMRAAPGRVAFVSDAMAAAGAPDGAYQLGGLDVTVRDGVATHGADDALAGSTLTLDRALANAVAAGIPLVDAVTALTSTPASVLGLQGRIGTLTPGAAADLVLLGEDLVPDAVWAGGVLVHLAPVLCDRERSRAARPVGS